One region of Miscanthus floridulus cultivar M001 chromosome 19, ASM1932011v1, whole genome shotgun sequence genomic DNA includes:
- the LOC136528355 gene encoding patatin-like protein 3, with product MATASLALLDQTLQLPSPPAVAYNAGRSDRLSQEIFSILESNFLFGASPLEGGGVCSAGRVRVLSIDGGADGGALAVAALVRLERRLQELSGNPAVRVADFFDLAAGSGAGGFLAAALFACRMPAEAAREFVAKNRKVLSGGRGSGGLMSSFRRPRPEAAFRKVFGDLTVRDAAKPLLIPCYDMASAAPFVFSRADAVEADAFDFPLWQVCAAACGVGPAEVASLDGRTRLRVAAGPAGAGGASAAVANPTAVALTHVLHNKREFPFAAGAADLVVLSLGGSVPAASSSLGRPSTSSLLRIAGACQADMVDQTVSMAFGESRATNYVRIQCNGIAPGGETAEAALAERGVESVLFRGKKLMAQTNGERLDAVAEQLVQEHHRRLESKTPVVLVKPSATPRTSASSASTLITVSTNSSSESP from the exons ATGGCCACTGCCTCGCTCGCACTGCTCGATCAGACGCTGCAGCTGCCGTCACCGCCGGCGGTGGCGTACAACGCCGGCCGCTCCGACCGCCTGAGCCAGGAGATCTTCTCCATCCTCGAGTCCAACTTCCTGTTCGGCGCGTCGCCGCTGGAGGGCGGCGGCGTGTGCTCCGCGGGGCGCGTCCGCGTGCTCTCCATCGACGGGGGcgccgacggcggcgcgctcgccGTGGCCGCGCTGGTCCGCCTCGAGCGCCGCCTGCAGGAGCTCTCCGGCAACCCCGCCGTGCGCGTCGCGGACTTCTTCGACCTGGCCGCCGGCTCCGGGGCCGGCGGGTTCCTCGCGGCGGCGCTGTTCGCGTGCCGGATGCCCGCCGAGGCGGCGCGCGAGTTCGTGGCCAAGAACCGCAAGGTCCTGTCCGGGGGGCGCGGCAGCGGGGGACTGATGTCGTCGTTCCGGCGGCCCCGCCCCGAGGCCGCGTTTCGGAAGGTGTTCGGCGACCTGACGGTGCGCGACGCCGCGAAGCCGCTGCTGATCCCGTGCTACGACATGGCGAGCGCGGCGCCGTTCGTGTTCTCCCGCGCCGACGCCGTGGAGGCGGACGCGTTCGACTTCCCGTTGTGGCAGGTGTGCGCGGCGGCCTGCGGCGTGGGCCCCGCGGAGGTGGCGTCGCTGGACGGGCGCACCAGGCTGCGCGTCGCGGCGGGTCCGGCGGGGGCCGGCGGCGCGTCCGCCGCCGTGGCTAACCCGACGGCCGTGGCGCTGACGCACGTGCTCCACAACAAGCGCGAGTTCCCCTTCGCCGCCGGCGCGGCCGACCTCGTGGTGCTGTCCCTCGGCGGGAGCGtgcccgccgcctcctcctcgctGGGTCGCCCCTCGACCTCCAGCCTCCTGCGCATCGCCGGAGCCTGCCAGGCCGACATG GTTGACCAGACCGTGTCGATGGCGTTCGGGGAGAGCAGGGCGACCAACTACGTGCGCATCCAGTGCAACGGCATTGCGCCCGGCGGCGagacggcggaggcggcgctggCGGAGCGGGGCGTGGAGTCGGTGCTGTTCCGTGGCAAGAAGCTGATGGCGCAGACCAACGGCGAGCGGCTGGACGCCGTGGCGGAGCAGCTGGTCCAGGAGCACCACCGCCGGCTGGAGAGCAAGACCCCCGTGGTGCTGGTGAAGCCCTCCGCGACGCCGCGGACGTCGGCGTCGTCGGCGTCCACGCTCATCACCGTCTCCACCAACTCCTCGTCGGAGTCCCCCTGA
- the LOC136526723 gene encoding protein ALP1-like, translating into MQHAFRGRYKHCTQNVLAAVDFDQKFTYVLAGWEGTAHDALVLRDALTHEGGLRVPQGKYYLVDAGYEAKPGFLPPFRGVRYHLNEWGRNPVQNEKELFNRRHCSLRIIVEQAFGALKRRFKVLDDASPFFPYETQVDIVVACCIIHNWVIEDGSDEFNIPSDNDEDTQHTTYAGTASENAIMLAFREGLAAQMWADRQSHGN; encoded by the exons ATGCAGCATGCTTTTCGTGGTAGATACAAGCATTGTACTCAAAATGTACTAGCAGCCGTAGATTTTGACCAAAAGTTCACCTATGTGTTGGCCGGATGGGAGGGGACAGCACATGATGCACTAGTTTTACGTGATGCTTTAACACATGAGGGTGGCCTTCGTGTGCCACAAG GTAAATATTACCTAGTTGATGCTGGATATGAAGCCAAACCAGGATTTTTACCCCCTTTTCGGGGTGTACGATACCACTTGAATGAATGGGGGAGGAATCCGGTGCAAAATGAGAAGGAATTGTTCAACCGTAGGCACTGCTCATTGAGAATCATAGTAGAGCAAGCATTTGGAGCACTAAAAAGGAGATTCAAAGTACTTGATGATGCCTCTCCTTTTTTTCCTTATGAAACTCAAGTTGATATTGTTGTTGCTTGCTGCATCATTCATAATTGGGTGATTGAAGATGGGAGTGATGAATTCAATATACCAAGTGACAACGATGAGGACACCCAGCACACCACATATGCTGGGACAGCAAGTGAGAATGCCATTATGCTAGCTTTTAGGGAAGGCCTGGCTGCCCAAATGTGGGCAGATCGTCAAAGCCATGGAAACTAG
- the LOC136527948 gene encoding zinc finger CCCH domain-containing protein 45-like yields the protein MDDGDGGLSFDFEGGLDSVPAAGGGGPVPSSTDPGAGGGGGGDGPGMHGRGRGRGSYRQTVCRHWLRGLCMKGEACGFLHQFDKARMPVCRFFRDFGECREPDCAYKHSYDDVKECNMYKMGFCPNGPNCRYKHIKLPGPPPSVEEVLQKILQMRSFNRYGQNRNNNYNQQGERPQHPQGSGMPNQNSAENATAAAPPAGGQQAQTLNQQPPQQQQKPNTNDQAQGVSNGHQTTRIATPLPQGPSRYFIVKSCNRENLEISVQQGIWATQRSNEAKLNEAFESTENVILIFSINRTRNFQGCAKMTSRIGGYIGGGNWKSAHGTAHYGRNFSMQWLKLCELSFQKTHHLRNPYNDNLPVKISRDCQELEPFIGEQLASLLYLEPDSELTAMLIAAEAKREEEKAKGVSADEAADNQDIVLFDDNEEDEEEESEEEEEGHGQESQGRGRGRGMMWPPQMPMMRGPMMAGRGFPPNMMGDGFGFGGGFGMPDPFGMPRGFPPFVGPRFPGDFARGPMPGMGFPGRPPQPFPLGLDMMMGPGRGPLMGGMGMGGPGRPNHPLGMAPFMPPPPPNNRAAKREQRRPGGDRGDRFETASSDQGSRGHDNTGNSGADGARAQSGDRYGRSALRDDESESEEEAAPRRSRKR from the exons atggacgacggcgacggcggactGAGCTTCGACTTCGAGGGCGGCCTCGACTCCGTCCCGGCGGCCGGGGGCGGGGGGCCCGTGCCGTCCTCCACCGACCCTGGCgcgggcggaggcggaggcggcgatgGGCCGGGTATGCACGGGCGTGGCCGAGGTCGCGGGAGCTACCGCCAGACAGTGTGCCGGCACTGGCTTCGGGGCCTCTGCATGAAGGGCGAGGCGTGCGGGTTCCTGCACCAGTTCGACAAGGCCCGCATGCCTGTCTGCCGCTTCTTCCGCGACTTCGGCGAGTGCCGCGAGCCCGACTGCGCGTACAAGCACTCGTACGACGACGTCAAGGAGTGCAACAT GTACAAGATGGGGTTTTGTCCCAATGGTCCTAACTGCCGGTACAAGCATATCAAGCTACCTGGGCCACCGCCTTCTGTTGAGGAAGTTCTTCAGAAGATTTTGCAGATGCGCTCTTTCAACAGATATGGTCAGAATAGAAATAATAATTATAATCAGCAGGGGGAGAGACCTCAACATCCACAAGGTTCTGGGATGCCTAACCAAAATTCGGCAGAAAATGCTACTGCTGCGGCTCCACCAGCTGGCGGACAACAAGCACAAACGCTGAATCAACAgccaccacagcagcagcagaagcCTAATACAAATGACCAGGCCCAAGGTGTTTCAAATGGCCATCAGACCACTAGAATCGCCACACCCCTTCCACAAGGACCATCTAG GTACTTCATTGTTAAAAGTTGCAATCGCGAGAATCTGGAAATATCAGTTCAGCAAGGAATTTGGGCCACACAGAGGAGTAACGAGGCTAAACTCAATGAAGCTTTTGAATCCACTGAGAATGTTATTTTGATATTCTCAATTAATAGAACTCGCAATTTCCAG GGGTGTGCAAAGATGACTTCCAGGATTGGTGGCTACATTGGTGGTGGAAATTGGAAATCCGCTCATGGAACAGCGCATTATGGTCGGAACTTCTCTATGCAGTGGCTTAAG CTTTGTGAGTTGTCATTTCAGAAAACCCATCATCTCCGCAatccatacaatgataacctCCCTGTTAAG ATCAGCAGAGATTGCCAGGAACTAGAACCTTTCATTGGTGAACAGTTGGCTTCTCTGCTTTATCTGGAGCCAGACAGTGAACTTACG GCTATGCTAATTGCAGCAGAGGCCAAGCGAGAGGAGGAAAAAGCGAAGGGAGTCAGTGCTGATGAGGCAGCTGATAATCAAGATATTGTGTTGTTTGACGACAATgaagaggatgaggaagaggaaagcgaggaggaagaagaaggccacGGCCAAGAGTCTCAAGGGAGGGGAAGAGGAAGGGGGATGATGTGGCCGCCTCAAATGCCGATGATGCGTGGGCCAATGATGGCAGGGCGTGGCTTCCCTCCCAACATGATGGGTGATGGCTTTGGTTTCGGCGGTGGTTTCGGCATGCCTGATCCTTTTGGCATGCCACGCGGCTTCCCACCATTTGTTGGCCCAAGGTTCCCTGGGGACTTTGCTAGAGGCCCGATGCCCGGGATGGGCTTCCCCGGCAGGCCTCCTCAGCCTTTCCCTCTGGGTCTTGACATGATGATGGGCCCTGGCCGTGGTCCACTGATGGGAGGTATGGGAATGGGCGGGCCTGGACGGCCTAATCACCCCTTGGGTATGGCGCCCTTCATGCCCCCACCACCTCCAAATAACCGTGCTGCGAAGCGGGAACAGAGAAGGCCAGGGGGTGACCGTGGGGACAGGTTCGAAACAGCGTCATCAGACCAGGGCAGCAGGGGCCATGATAACACTGGAAACTCTGGAGCAGATGGAGCCAGAGCCCAGTCTGGGGACAGGTATGGTAGAAGTGCCCTTCGGGACGATGAAAGTGAGAGCGAAGAGGAGGCGGCTCCCAGGCGGTCAAGGAAACGATAG
- the LOC136529714 gene encoding receptor kinase-like protein Xa21, whose amino-acid sequence MALLREPLLLTFVFLACSPVSVSTSSNITDHGALMSFKSHVSMDASGALVQWGNLSVPMCQWPGVACGLKGRRLGRVVALNLAGLILAGTITTALGNLTYLRQLDLSSNHFHGILPPELGNLHDLETLVLSQNSIQGYIPPSLANCSRLVIIALDTNKLQGELPSEFCSLQNLKQLYLDENSLTGKIPSSIGSIVSLKELVLQYNNLTGEIPIEIGSIVNLTRLSLAANQLSGTIPASLGNLSALTILSLALNQLEGNIPPMQGLSSLGVLELGANKLEGTIPPWLGNLSSLVIIDLQENGFVGQIPESLGNLELLTDLSLTDNNLSGSIPHSIGNLHALIRLYLNNNELQGSLPRSMFNLSSLEVLVLDYNNLTGVFPPDTGSKLSKLKRFMISDNQFHGNLPSSICNASMLQNIEIVSTFMSGTIPQCLGIHQMNLSVVLLAKSEFEATNDADWGFMASLTNCSNMRKISLDSNKLKGVLPKSIANLSIGMELFSIEDNKITGTIPGGIGNLVNLKELDMDKNILLGAIPSSLGKLKKLERLSIPKNTLSGPIPVALGNLTQLTKLLLSVNDFSGPIPSSLKNCPLEVLDLSHNSLSGSIPKELFFISTLSFSMNLAYNSLSGTLPSEVGNLKNLNEIDFSNNMISSEIPNSISECQSLVYLNLSRNILQGTIPVSVGTLRGLFTLDLSYNNLSGAIPETLARLTGISSLNLSFNKLHGEVPTDGVFENATIILITGNDGLCGGIRQLKLPPCLNHTTSKTHQKLAMKVSICSACVFVTLVFVLYVLHQKSQKTKAINIQRSTLSEQYVRISFPELANATNGFASENLIGAGTFGSVYKGRMRVNGQDAVVAVKVFNLLQRGASQSFLAECNTLRCARHRNLVKILTVCSSIDFQGHDFKALIYEFLPNGNLDQWVHQHIMEEYGEQKSLELIARLHIAIDVASSLDYLHKHTPVPIVHCDLKPSNVLLDCDMVAHVGDFGLARFLHEDKDESSGWASMRGSVGYAAPEYGLGNEVSTHGDVYSFGILLLEMMTGKRPTDNEFGGAIGLRNYVQMTLLDKVSVIVDQQLLIDTKDDEPISSNSSSMRNVRIACITSILQVGICCSEEVPTDRPSIGDALKELQAIRDKFQNHLCLKGRCQLAEV is encoded by the exons ATGGCTCTACTCCGAGAGCCGCTCTTGCTCACCTTTGTCTTCCTTGCATGTTCTCCTGTCTCTGTGTCCACAAGCAGCAACATCACCGACCATGGTGCGCTCATGTCTTTCAAGTCACACGTGAGCATGGACGCGTCGGGAGCCCTGGTGCAATGGGGCAACCTGTCTGTTCCCATGTGCCAGTGGCCCGGTGTGGCATGCGGCTTGAAAGGAAGACGACTTGGCCGTGTGGTGGCGTTGAACCTCGCCGGGCTCATCCTTGCTGGCACCATCACCACGGCTTTGGGCAACCTAACCTACTTGAGGCAGCTCGACCTTTCGTCGAATCACTTCCATGGGATCCTGCCACCAGAGCTTGGTAATCTCCATGACCTTGAGACTCTTGTACTTAGTCAAAACTCTATCCAAGGATATATTCCACCATCACTTGCCAATTGCAGTCGTCTTGTCATCATCGCTCTTGATACTAATAAGTTACAGGGTGAACTACCAAGCGAGTTCTGCTCACTGCAAAATCTCAAGCAGCTCTACCTAGACGAAAATAGTCTTACAGGAAAAATCCCCTCTAGCATTGGAAGCATTGTGAGTCTGAAAGAGCTCGTCCTACAATATAACAACTTGACAGGAGAAATCCCAATAGAGATAGGTAGCATTGTCAATCTCACCCGTTTATCTCTAGCTGCCAATCAATTATCTGGAACAATCCCTGCTTCACTTGGAAACCTCTCGGCATTGACCATTCTTAGTCTTGCATTAAATCAACTAGAAGGAAACATTCCACCAATGCAAGGCCTCTCGTCTCTTGGTGTTCTTGAGTTGGGAGCAAACAAGCTAGAAGGAACCATCCCTCCTTGGTTAGGAAACCTTTCTTCGCTAGTAATCATAGATCTCCAGGAAAACGGTTTCGTAGGTCAAATTCCAGAATCGCTAGGAAATCTTGAGCTTCTTACAGATCTTTCTCTCACGGACAACAATCTTTCAGGTTCGATACCCCATTCCATTGGAAACCTCCATGCCCTCATCAGACTTTATCTAAACAATAACGAGCTACAAGGATCATTGCCCCGTTCGATGTTCAACCTCTCTTCTCTTGAAGTTCTGGTTCTCGATTACAACAACTTGACTGGTGTTTTCCCACCTGATACGGGCAGCAAGCTATCCAAACTCAAACGATTTATGATATCAGACAATCAATTTCATGGCAACCTCCCGTCATCCATTTGCAATGCTTCCATGCTTCAAAATATTGAAATAGTGAGCACCTTCATGTCTGGAACAATTCCACAGTGCTTGGGAATTCACCAAATGAACCTGTCCGTGGTGTTGCTAGCAAAAAGTGAGTTTGAAGCAACAAATGATGCTGATTGGGGCTTCATGGCTAGTCTAACTAATTGTAGCAATATGAGAAAAATATCTTTGGATTCCAACAAACTCAAAGGCGTGCTACCAAAATCAATTGCTAATTTGTCGATAGGAATGGAATTGTTTAGCATAGAAGACAATAAGATAACTGGAACAATACCGGGAGGAATAGGGAACCTTGTCAACCTAAAGGAACTTGATATGGATAAAAATATTCTTCTAGGCGCCATTCCATCATCTCTCGGCAAACTCAAGAAGTTGGAAAGATTATCTATACCAAAAAACACTTTGTCAGGTCCCATCCCTGTTGCCCTAGGCAACCTAACTCAACTTACTAAACTTCTTCTTAGTGTTAATGACTTTAGTGGACCTATACCTTCAAGTCTCAAAAACTGCCCTTTAGAAGTTTTGGATCTCTCTCACAACAGCCTTTCCGGATCAATACCTAAAGAACTATTTTTCATATCGACGTTGTCATTTTCCATGAATCttgcatataattccttatcaggGACGTTGCCATCAGAAGTGGGCAACCTAAAAAATCTCAATGAGATTGACTTTTCTAATAATATGATTTCTAGTGAGATTCCAAACTCTATCAGTGAATGTCAAAGTCTGGTATATCTCAATTTATCTAGAAACATCCTTCAGGGGACAATTCCAGTATCAGTAGGAACTCTAAGGGGCCTCTTCACGCTTGATCTTTCCTACAATAATTTATCTGGGGCCATACCTGAGACCCTTGCCAGATTAACGGGTATTTCATCATTGAATCTCTCGTTCAACAAACTCCATGGTGAAGTTCCAACAGATGGGGTATTTGAGAATGCAACTATAATCTTAATCACTGGGAATGATGGCCTATGTGGTGGTATCCGTCAATTGAAATTACCACCCTGCTTGAACCACACCACCAGCAAAACACATCAGAAACTTGCCATGAAAGTCTCCATATGCAGTGCATGTGTTTTTGTCACACTAGTATTTGTACTATACGTACTCCATCAAAAGAGCCAGAAGACAAAAGCAATAAACATACAAAGGTCCACCTTGAGTGAACAATACGTGAGGATTTCCTTTCCTGAATTGGCCAATGCAACAAATGGTTTTGCGTCTGAAAACCTCATTGGAGCAGGGACCTTTGGATCAGTCTACAAAGGTAGAATGAGAGTAAATGGTCAGGATGCAGTTGTCGCAGTTAAGGTTTTCAACCTCTTGCAACGtggtgcatctcaaagttttcttGCAGAATGCAACACTTTGAGATGTGCTCGACACCGAAATCTTGTAAAGATATTAACCGTCTGCTCAAGTATTGATTTTCAAGGCCATGACTTCAAGGCCCTTATCTATGAGTTTCTACCAAATGGAAATTTGGACCAATGGGTACACCAACATATCATGGAAGAATATGGTGAACAGAAGTCACTAGAACTGATTGCAAGGCTACACATCGCAATTGATGTGGCATCCTCGCTTGATTATCTACACAAACATACACCAGTGCCAATTGTTCACTGTGATCTTAAGCCAAGCAATGTTCTCttggattgtgacatggttgcTCACGTTGGTGATTTTGGGCTAGCACGGTTCTTGCATGAAGACAAAGATGAATCAAGTGGCTGGGCATCAATGAGAGGATCAGTTGGTTATGCAGCTCCAG AGTATGGACTTGGCAATGAAGTCTCCACTCACGGTGATGTATACAGCTTCGGCATACTATTGCTGGAGATGATGACTGGAAAAAGACCAACAGACAATGAATTTGGAGGAGCCATCGGGCTTCGAAACTATGTTCAAATGACACTACTAGACAAAGTTAGTGTTATTGTAGATCAACAGCTACTAATAGACACAAAAGATGATGAACCAATCAGCTCAAACTCCAGCAGTATGAGAAACGTGAGAATTGCCTGCATCACTTCAATTCTGCAGGTTGGGATTTGCTGTTCAGAGGAGGTGCCGACAGATCGCCCGTCAATCGGAGATGCTCTGAAAGAGTTGCAAGCAATTAGAGACAAGTTTCAGAATCACCTCTGCTTGAAGGGTCGTTGTCAGTTAGCTGAAGTGTGA